The stretch of DNA ACGGATGGACAGCAGAAGCCGGTTTAGTCGAGACCTGCGTTCGATCACTTCCTGATTAACCCTACCGATCAGAAGCAGAACTGCGAccgcgctggaggaggaggaggctggagaaaAACTGACACGTGGATCACTCCTCCTCGGGGCAtcaggaaaacagcagctcgCCCCTGTTCCTGTTCAGCCAGTCCTTCAGGTAGCTGGATGTAAATGCCGAAAAATCCGGGGGAAATGATTTCGTAGATACTTCGCGAGGCGGTTtgcttcatttctttttcttaacACCGGAAAGAGATTAAGCAGGACCTCGGCAAGTAACTAACCCGCTGAAGCGTTTgaggggaggaggctgctgttaCCTCGCGTTGAATGGCAGTTACTCAAAAATATGGCAAAAAACATGGTCCAGATTTGGTCTGTCACAAGGAAAACCCCCCGTATGACAAGACCGGAGCGGCTGGGTGTCATAAGAAGTGGCCCGATCACGGCACCAACTGGTCAAGGTAACGTTGTAGCCACTGCCAGACTTCAGGTACAGTGTTGCTTTCGAGTTTACTTGTGTTTCCAAGGCTCCGAACGCCGATCACAACTAACAGCGATACTTCTCTACAACTCCGAGTCGTTCCTACGACCAGGTGCGGCGTGAGTTAACATCTGGGCTGTACGTGAAGTAACGTAACATCTGGCTCGTGCTGCAGTTAAATGACACGTATCATCTGCGTCCTGTCGGGCGTTGCTCTTCAGATGACACAAAGAGGGAGTTGTGCCTCTGCAACgaaaaataaacaattataCAGGCATGAAGTTTTATGAAACTGCGATGTTATAGTCACACGATGTTCTTATGTGGTTTCCTCAAATGAAACCAAAGTGAGTGTCATAGATtagaacgcccccccccccccctatatAAACAAGCCTTATCTAATTACTTCTCAATGCAAACTTTGTCCCGCCTGCCGCCTGCtgacctcctgctcctgcaggccGGTGGCCCGGACGTGGAcggcggtgctgctgctggggacCTGCCTCCTGTACTGCGCCCGCGTGGCCATGCCCATCTGCGCCGTCAGCATGGCGGAGAAGTTCGGCTGGAGTAAGAGGGAGTCCGGCATGGTGCTGGGCAGCTTCTTCTGGGGCTACTGCTTCACCCAAGTGCTGGGAGGCTACGTCAGCGACCGGTGGGTGAAGCGTGTGTCTGCATGGTGGCGGTGACGCAGGTTTCAAGCTGGCGCCTGTTTAAATGACGGCCCTTCGAGTGTAATTTGCATGAGACAATTACTGGCAGTGACGCAAGCGGCTCAGCTGTGTTTGCTCAGTCGGGACCAGGTCCCGCGTggatgttttctctctgctgtggCGTCGGTCACGCAGCTTTTAGTGAATGGAGGCTGCTCGGCAGCTGAAGCTGATTGCGGCCGCccgtgttgtgtgtctgcagggtgGGAGGCGAGAAGATCCTCCTGCTGTCGGCAGCAGCCTGGGGGTCGATGACAGCCTTCACCCCTGTCCTGGCCCACTTCTGCTCCCAGCCCATCTTCTCCATGACACTGTCCCGATTCCTCATGGGCCTGTTGCAAGGTGACACGAAAGGCCTTAATTGATTTTCAGGTTACTGTAGATCAGTTGATGAAACAAGTCTTTGTACATAgttttgcctgtttttgttggCCTCTTTTTCCTGTATTCACCATCTCAAACAGacctcatctgtgtgttttatggCGTGAGGCATCAACTCCTGCTTTTATGGACCTTTATGCGTGCTGTGGTTCTAACTGTTGGCTGCTTGTGTTCCTGTCATGATCCAAGGAGTTCATTACCCTTCTCTGGCCAGTCTTTGCTCCCAGAAGGTGGTGGAGAGCGAGCGCGGCTTCCTCATGAGCACCGTGGGTAGCGGCTCCTACCTGGGGTGAGTCAAGTGTTGTGCAATAAAAGGGGAACGTTGGGAAAGAGGCGTGTGTATTTTCTGCTAGAAAACCGCTGTTGTGAACAGTGGGAGGGATTCATTGTGTCTCTTGTTATTCTGCAATCAGCTCACGCGGTGCTTGTGTCTAATCCTCCACTTTACTGTGTTGTAAGGTCTGAATGATGTTGCTTTGGTTCATGGTGACTTGTTTTTGATTCCAGCACTCTGGTGATCGGGGGGGCCGGCTCCCTCATGCTGGACCTGTATGGCTGGGAGAGTGTGTTCTACGTGTCCGGCCTCCTGTCAGTGCTGTGGGCCTACTGCATGTGGAAGTATCTGCTCAAAGGAGAAGGCAAGGGCGGCTGTAGCTGCACCCACAGGATGCGTCTGCATGCGCTctaatacagtagctgcttaTAAAACCGGGGTCGCGACCTTTTGCTTGCTCATGCGCCTGCGTTCATATGTTTACAGGGCCCATCATCACGCTGGAGTCACTGGGAAGTAGTGGGCCCCAGTCCAAACTGTCCAGGAGACACTGGTTACGGCTCTTCAAACAACCTGCAGTCTGGTGAGACGGAGAgcgagtgcgtgtgcgtgtgtgaccttTGTCTCGCTGCTTCGGCCCACGTGCAGACGAGCTGGTTTCTCCTGTTCCTTTCAATTAGTTTTTCCTCCTACAGGACCCGAGTCATAAAAGTCTTAATAATCCTCTGTCTTATTACATGGGCTCATGTTTATGTGGCTTCAGCAGTGGGGAGGCTTGGTGTGACAGcgtgtctctctctgttcttctgACCAGTGCCGTGATCGTGACTCACCTTTGCACAGCCAGCACCTTCTTCACTCTTCTATCGTGGCTGCCAACCTTCTTTAAAGACACCTTTCCTGATGCAAAGGTACGAAGGCTGCAGGAAAAAGAATCATGATCATCTGGgcaaaatgcaaacaaatgcTGTGGACGCTCAGTCTGGGATGTGCTGCTCCTCAGGGTTGGGTGTTCAACGTCATTCCTTGGTTGGTGGCCATTCCCTCATCCCTCCTGAGCGGATGCCTGTCTGACCACCTCATCAGTAAAGGTGCAGCAAGTTGGAGACAGACAtctgaattattttaaaatgtgtttgtaattgATGAAGCACGTGTCCTGATTGTCTCCTGGTCGTCCTCAGGGTTCGACACGGCCTCGGTGAGGAAGCTGATGCAGGTAACTGGCAGATCTCCCACTGTTCAGTGTTTTCTCTCGTTCCTCGTACCTTCAGTAATGggctgtgtggtgtgtgtgcactcGTCCCTCTGTTAGTTTTTCTCCATGGGTGTGTCCAGTGTGTTTACCCTCCTTCTGTGTGGCAACCTCACCTTCCCCTGGGCTGTAGCATTTGTATCTGCCACCATGGGCCTCACCACCTTCAGTCACAGGTACCGCCTCCTACAGTGGCCTCACTTtctgtgtcttgttttgttCCTCTCTCTTGGTGAAACCTTTTGAAGGCATTacattcatttccatttttagCAAAGTCAGATGGCGTGTATCATCCTTGAACCTGTTCATCTGCCTCCCATGTTTCCTAATACTTTATGCATATTTAGGCAGGGCAGGTGAGCTGCAGTGAGACATGCAGCAAAGCAGGAACAAATAATAAGTAGAAAATGTGAGGAATGAACCTCTGATGCTGCGTGTCGTGTTGAGTTTTCACAATTTAAGTTTTATTGTGTTGCATTAATTACACGTTGATATTTATTGATATTTTTTTAGAAATTgctctatgtgtgtgttttttacagttttttttagtGGAGTTAGAGTATTTTATCAGTAAACATGTGTTAAACATGTGTTTACAAGCTTGAATGAAGagcatgtttgtcttttacagtgGAGTGTCTGTAAATGTTCAAGACCTTGCTCCATCCTGCGCTGGGGCTTTATTTGGTGGGTTTTAAACGTTTATAACCATTCTGCAATGCTCCATCTGTGTTATAAACTTGTACATTTAAATGGTGATTGTTCCATCTTTACAGGCGTTATGAATACATGCGGCGCTTTCTCAGGTGAGTTTCAGTCAGACCTTAATGACTTTTTATTAATGACGTTTattcttgtgtttgtgtactaTTGATGTGGACGGTGTCTGCGCCTCTTGCAGGAGTTCTCATGGTGTATTTCTCGGGGTATCTCATCGAGGCCACAGGCTCATGGGCGTCTGTGTTCGCCCTCATAAGTACAGTCAACCTCCTGGGCCTCTGCACCTTCCTGGCCTTCGCTGAGGCCCGTCGTGTGGACATCGACTCCATAAAGATCCGCCACGTGCACATCTGAAGACAGGACAGAATCAGTACTGGAGATGGAGCCAAAAGACAAGAAGTCACACATGGACAAACCACATGgttaaaaatacatttgctgctgtggtgtgaagTACTGCGACAGTTAGAAGCACAATGTTGCTCAAAGGTTGGACGGAGCTGAATTCTGTGTCAGAGGAGCCTCACCGTTCATGGAGAACACGGAAGAAGAACaattaaaaaagaagaataTCTACATCACCTCCAGGTCCCGGCTCGGGCAGCGTAGATCAGCTGCTGATTTGCTGCTGATCTGTTGCAGAGAAATCAGAGATTATTAGTTGAAGGCAgtagagagagtgtgtgtgtgtgtgtgtgtgtgtgtgtgtgtgtgtgtgtgtgtgtgtgtgtgtgtgtgtgtgtgtgtgtgtgtgtgtgtgtgtgtgtgtgtgtgtgtgtgtgtgtttatgcgcgcgcgttcatttgtgtgtgatgattACGAGCAGTTGTGTGACAGATGTGGCAGCTGGAACGTTCTCACCCTGTGGGTATGAAGCCCCGTCTTTCGTACCTGCAGTCTTTTATTAGTAGGCCTGAGATtgaacagtttgactgacaccTCATTACACAGCTGCTAATTACTTAGCAGTCACACTAATGTCTTGTACACTTCACCCTCCCTGGTCCCCGTCTCCATGGTTACAGCCTCATAGTTACTGTCCGGAGGGGGTCACAGGAAAGATTTACAGGAACTGAGGCCTAGACTGTGCGCGAATAATATGTTCCTAATAGAAAGACCAaagattattaattattttcattttctgtgtgaTCACGTGTTATAAATACCtcaattaatttaaatatatgtatgtacaCACTGACATATATAGAATTAGGCAAAATTAGGGAAGGAATCATCACAGTATGAAAACACGACTGACCTCTTTGTATAAGTTTCAAGTCTTCATGTCTTACTTGCACAGACTCTTATTTATTTGTGTCAAAGACTGAAGCTCGTTATCACTATTAACCAACTCGTTATCTTAGTGATGTCACCGTTAGAAGGAGTCAGTCCACTTGTCTTAGCAgtgtctgatgctctgtctCTCTGAAGCTAATTATGTCACGTAGCAGTTTGATGAGTGTTGCTCCACACATGAAGTGGGCAAAAATAGCTTCACGGGTTCACTTTAGTTCAGGAATTTGTAGAACAAGGCCGGCTGCACAGTTCTGACTAGTCGCTGAACTGGTTTCCGCTGAGGTTTTACAATTCCCTTTCACTTTCAGCCTAGATTTCCACTTGCTCCCCTTTAGTCTATGCTTTTATTATCTGGTGCCTGATTTAAGCTTTGTGCACTAATGTTTGCCTGTTTTTCTAAGAGCATTTTTGCGTTTGATTGTCGTTGTTATGTACACACGTATCCACAGATTGTTTGTTACGTATATTATTATGGTAAGTGGTTcactatttacaaacataaCGAGAATAAGACGTTACCGTGATCCATGAACCGTGATCCATTCAAACAATTGCTCTTCCGTTCACTGTATGTaggttttatgtgtgtgtgcttagggtggaggagggtggaggtgggtggAGAGGGGGGGGTTTACAATAAGAATCAAAAGTCCATCATGTCACGCCATCATGTGGTGTTCACCCTTGTCGGTGCACAGTTAACATCACTTATGTTAAATGAAAGGGTCATTTGTATTGAAGCGTCATCACATTCCTTCATCCTCTCTTCAAATCTAAACATGTAGgtgacaaacagctgaagctCTGTTGGTTTTTAAGTTTAAGATGTGAATTATTTAAAGGTTCACTAATGCATTGTCCTGATGCATTGTTGTATTCAAAGGCATACGTTATCTTTGAATAAAGATCTATTTTGTCAACATTTGCCGAGTTGTGTCTCAGTTCTGCCACAGTGAGGCAGCAGAGGATCAAGGCTGATGCCAGCAGGTCTGATGACTGGAGAGAGGAAGCGGTGCTGCAACTTATAGGAAAGTCCACTGACTGATTTCAAACTCACATTTTACCCTTTATTACGTGACAGAGCCTTTTTCATACAGCTCTGTGTGAAACAGGGTTTCCAACAAGAACCTCGTTCTCTCCTCATCACTAATGAGCTCCGCGTGTGGATCAGGTGCCGCATGTAGCAGGTTCCAGCGCAGGTCTGTCCCGTTCACACTCACAGCTAACGACAGGCCCAGATCCCGGGTCCGGGCCAGCGGGACGTATGTGGCGGCACCATATGGCAGGATGCCGCGTGCCATGTTGGCATGTTGGCACTGCCCACGTGTGAATGGCCAGACGCTAGTCAACCCAACCCACTCCTTCTCATGGGACCAAAAGGCTCAGGTTACCATGGAGACGGGCGGCTTGCGACTGCCGCGTGGCGATGGAGAGAAAGGGGGGTCACAAAGTGAGTGAAAGTAACAAGTCAGATAGAAGTCAGTGGAGTGCGGCGATTTGGCAGCGAGCGCGGCTTTTAATGTGCAGTTCATAGAAAAGCAGCTCCGG from Betta splendens chromosome 7, fBetSpl5.4, whole genome shotgun sequence encodes:
- the slc17a9b gene encoding solute carrier family 17 member 9b isoform X1, whose protein sequence is MAVTQKYGKKHGPDLVCHKENPPYDKTGAAGCHKKWPDHGTNWSRPVARTWTAVLLLGTCLLYCARVAMPICAVSMAEKFGWSKRESGMVLGSFFWGYCFTQVLGGYVSDRVGGEKILLLSAAAWGSMTAFTPVLAHFCSQPIFSMTLSRFLMGLLQGVHYPSLASLCSQKVVESERGFLMSTVGSGSYLGTLVIGGAGSLMLDLYGWESVFYVSGLLSVLWAYCMWKYLLKGEGPIITLESLGSSGPQSKLSRRHWLRLFKQPAVCAVIVTHLCTASTFFTLLSWLPTFFKDTFPDAKGWVFNVIPWLVAIPSSLLSGCLSDHLISKGFDTASVRKLMQFFSMGVSSVFTLLLCGNLTFPWAVAFVSATMGLTTFSHSGVSVNVQDLAPSCAGALFGVMNTCGAFSGVLMVYFSGYLIEATGSWASVFALISTVNLLGLCTFLAFAEARRVDIDSIKIRHVHI
- the slc17a9b gene encoding solute carrier family 17 member 9b isoform X2, encoding MAVTQKYGKKHGPDLVCHKENPPYDKTGAAGCHKKWPDHGTNWSRPVARTWTAVLLLGTCLLYCARVAMPICAVSMAEKFGWSKRESGMVLGSFFWGYCFTQVLGGYVSDRVGGEKILLLSAAAWGSMTAFTPVLAHFCSQPIFSMTLSRFLMGLLQGVHYPSLASLCSQKVVESERGFLMSTVGSGSYLGTLVIGGAGSLMLDLYGWESVFYVSGLLSVLWAYCMWKYLLKGEGPIITLESLGSSGPQSKLSRRHWLRLFKQPAVCAVIVTHLCTASTFFTLLSWLPTFFKDTFPDAKGWVFNVIPWLVAIPSSLLSGCLSDHLISKGFDTASVRKLMQWSVCKCSRPCSILRWGFIWRYEYMRRFLRSSHGVFLGVSHRGHRLMGVCVRPHKYSQPPGPLHLPGLR